The Ziziphus jujuba cultivar Dongzao chromosome 7, ASM3175591v1 genome includes a region encoding these proteins:
- the LOC107423941 gene encoding uncharacterized protein LOC107423941, whose product MTPSSEELGEHAKSVHHVREDSEYIRLVISNETRTTEADMLQPQPEARIKSFFWWVKALIWCIVIIILLLIFVKWGVPFLFEKVLIPMMQWEATAFGRPVLALVLVASLAFFPVFLIPSGPSMWLAGMIFGYGLGFVIIMVGTTIGMVLPYLIGLLFRERIHQWLKRWPQQAELIRLAGEGSWFHQFQVVALFRVSPFPYTIFNYAIVVTSMRFWPYLWGSIAGMVPEAFLYIYSGRLIRTFADVKYGNYHLTPVEIIYNIISLIVAIITTIAFTVYAKRALKKLKRAEETNGEASSNFEMEKLPVEGPSHMAFSS is encoded by the exons ATGACACCTTCTTCCGAGGAGTTAGGGGAACATGCAAAGTCTGTACATCATGTGAGGGAAGACAGTGAATACATTAGGCTGGTTATATCCAATGAAACAAGGACGACAGAAGCTGATATGTTGCAGCCTCAACCGGAAGCAAGGATTAAgtcttttttttggtgggtcAAAGCTTTAATATGGTGCATTGTTATCATTATATTACTTCTCATTTTTGTGAAGTGGGGAGTTCCATTTCTGTTTGAGAAG GTTCTCATTCCAATGATGCAATGGGAAGCGACTGCTTTTGGCCGACCTGTTCTTGCCCTTGTTCTTGTTGCTTCTTTGGCTTTCTTCCCTGTGTTTTTAATTCCATCTGGCCCTTCTATGTGGTTGGCTGgaatgatttttggatatggcCTTGGGTTTGTTATAATCATGGTTGGAACAACTATTGGAATGGTCCTCCCCTATTTGATTGGACTATTGTTCCGAGAACGCATCCAT CAATGGTTGAAGAGATGGCCCCAGCAGGCTGAATTGATTAGACTTGCCGGAGAGGGCAGCTGGTTCCATCAATTTCAAGTGGTAGCTCTATTTAGAGTTTCACCATTTCCATACACAATTTTTAACTACGCAATTGTGGTAACAAGTATGCGATTTTGGCCCTATTTATGGGGATCAATTGCTGGAATGGTTCCCGAAGCTTTCCTTTACATCTATAG TGGTCGTTTAATCAGGACATTCGCAGATGTCAAGTATGGAAACTATCACTTGACTCCAGTTGAGATCATATACAATATTATCTCCTTAATTGTTGCTATTATCACTACAATAGCTTTTACTGTCTATGCAAAAAGAGCTTTAAAGAAACTCAAGAGGGCAGAAGAAACCAATGGAGAAGCATCTAGCAACTTCGAAATGGAGAAGCTTCCAGTGGAAGGACCTTCACATATGGCATTTTCCTCCTAG